Proteins co-encoded in one Prunus persica cultivar Lovell chromosome G6, Prunus_persica_NCBIv2, whole genome shotgun sequence genomic window:
- the LOC18774808 gene encoding probable LRR receptor-like serine/threonine-protein kinase At3g47570 gives MHALLAFKAQIKEDPYGAMSSWNESTNFCIWHGVTCSRRHHQRVTMLDLPSQNLVGSLSPHVGNLSFLRILNLDNNSLSHEIPPGIGHLHRLQVLRLHNNSFSGPIPSNISHCFNLEYVNLGYNKLVGNIPSEIGSFPKLYILVFQHNNLTGEIPPSLGNLSSLEVFAASDNNFTGSIPSSLGQLKKLTFLTLGVNYLSGTFPPSLCNISSLQTLMMQFNQIEGSVPSYCGKYLPNLEAFSIAENQFTGSIPLSISNATSLWMFQFGYNKLTGQVPDLRKLHNLKDFNIQGNRLGSGRDGDLSFLSDLTNARELRKLVMTNNNFGGSLPTSISNLSTKLEFFLVQKNRIDGSIPAGLGNLISMEALAMYENSLTGNIPTDIGKLANLVEFDISMNKLSGSIPSSLGDLTKLSRLYLEGNYLQGFIPSSLGECHGLQLLDLSYNNLNGTIPEKVFGLRSLSIYLDLSNNYFTGSLPTEVGNLGTLSRLDISGNRLSGELPNSLGSCVSLGVLHLQGNFFNGSIPSSMTSLRGIQDLDLSRNNLSGEIPKFLEDFFSLKNLNLSFNGFWGSVPIGGVFGNASATSIVGNTRLCGGIGKLQLPKCKSKRGGSSRSLKLIIPLVSGLALLGIAMVLSYFFLCSSRKKTKEISLTTLAKSILQVSYNTLSKATDGFSSTNLIGRGSFGSVYKGVLAYDDIADQLVAVKVFNLSRRGAFKSFIAECESLRNIRHRNLVKIITACSSVDFHGNDFKALVYQFMDNGSLEEWLHPTTGEEVRDHAPKNLNLLQRLDIVIHVACALDYLHNHCETPIVHCDLKPSNVLLDNELIGHVSDFGLARILSQISNNDISENQISSIGIRGTVGYAAPEYGMGSEVSINGDVYSFGILVLEMFTGKRPTDNMFSGDLNLHNFVKMSFPDRVGEIAESSFFQEGTNETPDQYRVRVQKFEVCLSSIFRIGIECSAESPTDRLKNISDVVFDMYFVRNILMG, from the exons ATGCATGCATTGCTGGCCTTCAAAGCTCAAATAAAGGAGGATCCTTACGGGGCCATGAGCTCTTGGAATGAATCCACGAACTTTTGCATCTGGCATGGAGTTACTTGCAGCCGAAGGCATCACCAAAGGGTCACAATGCTGGATCTACCGAGCCAAAATTTGGTGGGTTCCTTGTCTCCCCACGTAGGAAATCTGAGCTTCCTGAGGATCCTAAACCTCGACAACAACAGCTTGAGCCATGAAATCCCTCCAGGAATTGGGCATTTGCATCGATTGCAGGTATTGCGTCTACACAACAACTCATTTAGTGGCCCTATACCATCCAACATATCACATTGCTTCAACCTTGAGTATGTGAATCTTGGCTATAACAAGCTGGTGGGTAACATTCCTTCAGAAATTGGCTCCTTTCCAAAGCTTTACATCCTTGTTTTTCAACACAATAATTTAACGGGAGAGATCCCTCCTTCCTTAGGGAACCTTTCATCTCTCGAGGTATTTGCTGCTTCTGATAATAATTTTACGGGAAGCATTCCTAGTTCCCTTGGccaattgaaaaaattaacattTTTGACATTGGGCGTAAATTACTTGTCTGGTACTTTCCCTCCCTCACTATGCAACATCTCTAGTCTCCAGACTTTAATGATGCAGTTCAACCAAATTGAAGGGAGTGTTCCTTCATACTGTGGCAAATACCTTCCCAATCTTGAAGCTTTTAGCATTGCCGAAAACCAATTTACTGGATCCATTCCTCTCTCAATATCCAATGCCACGAGTTTGTGGATGTTTCAATTTGGCTACAACAAGCTAACTGGACAGGTACCGGATTTACGGAAGCTTCATAACCTCAAAGATTTCAACATTCAAGGTAATCGTCTTGGAAGCGGCAGAGATGGTGATCTGAGTTTTCTCTCAGACTTGACAAATGCCAGAGAGCTAAGAAAGTTGGTTATGACCAACAACAATTTTGGAGGGTCTTTGCCCACATCAATATCCAATCTCTCAACCaagcttgaatttttcttggTTCAAAAGAACCGAATAGATGGAAGCATCCCAGCAGGCTTAGGGAATCTGATCAGCATGGAAGCTTTAGCGATGTACGAAAATAGCCTCACAGGTAACATCCCCACTGACATTGGGAAGCTTGCAAATCTTGTGGAATTTGATATATCTATGAACAAATTATCAGGAAGCATTCCGTCCTCTCTAGGAGATTTAACCAAGTTAAGCAGACTCTACTTGGAAGGAAATTATCTTCAGGGCTTCATCCCTTCAAGCCTAGGGGAATGCCATGGGCTGCAACTATTGGATCTTTCTTACAACAACCTTAATGGCACAATTCCTGAAAAGGTTTTTGGCCTCCGCTCCTTATCAATTTATTTGGATTTGTCTAATAACTACTTTACAGGTTCCCTTCCCACGGAGGTAGGGAATTTGGGGACTCTAAGTAGATTGGACATTTCTGGTAACAGGTTATCTGGAGAACTTCCAAATAGCCTTGGTAGTTGTGTGAGTTTAGGAGTCCTACACTTGCAAGGCAACTTCTTCAATGGGTCCATTCCATCGTCTATGACTTCGTTGAGAGGTATTCAAGATCTAGACCTTTCTCGCAATAATTTGTCAGGtgaaattccaaaattctTAGAAGACTTTTTCTCGCTGAAAAATCTGAACCTGTCATTCAATGGCTTTTGGGGGTCGGTACCAATTGGTGGTGTTTTCGGAAATGCAAGTGCAACTTCAATTGTTGGCAACACTAGGCTCTGCGGCGGTATTGGTAAACTCCAGCTGCCTAAATGCAAGTCCAAGAGAGGAGGATCATCTCGTAGCTTGAAATTAATAATTCCTTTAGTTTCTGGACTTGCTCTTCTAGGCATAGCTATGGTGCTAtcctatttctttctttgttcgTCAAGAAAGAAAACGAAAGAAATTTCGTTGACCACTTTGGCGAAATCTATTTTGCAAGTGTCATATAATACTCTCTCGAAAGCTACTGACGGGTTCTCCTCAACTAATTTGATTGGTAGGGGTAGCTTTGGGTCTGTATATAAAGGGGTTCTTGCGTATGATGATATAGCTGATCAACTTGTTGCCGTGAAAGTGTTTAACCTGTCACGCCGTGGAGCATTTAAAAGTTTCATAGCCGAATGTGAGTCATTGAGAAATATCAGGCATCGAAATCTCGTGAAGATTATAACCGCTTGCTCAAGTGTTGATTTTCATGGTAATGATTTTAAGGCACTGGTTTATCAGTTCATGGACAATGGGAGTTTAGAGGAGTGGTTGCATCCAACTACTGGAGAAGAGGTAAGAGATCATGCACCCAAGAATTTGAATCTTCTTCAGAGGCTAGACATCGTTATTCATGTTGCATGTGCATTGGATTATCTCCATAATCATTGCGAAACGCCAATAGTTCATTGTGATCTCAAGCCAAGCAATGTTCTTTTGGACAACGAGTTGATTGGACATGTTTCTGACTTTGGACTAGCAAGAATTCTCTCACAAATATCCAACAATGATATTTCAGAAAATCAGATAAGTTCCATTGGAATAAGAGGAACGGTTGGTTACGCTGCTCCAG AGTATGGCATGGGAAGCGAGGTGTCAATAAATGGAGATGTATATAGCTTCGGCATTCTCGTTTTAGAGATGTTTACAGGGAAGAGACCAACGGACAACATGTTTAGTGGAGACTTGAACCTTCATAATTTCGTGAAGATGAGCTTCCCGGACCGAGTTGGAGAGATTGCAGAGTCATCATTTTTTCAAGAAGGCACTAACGAGACTCCCGATCAATATAGGGTGAGAGTCCAAAAATTCGAAGTGTGCTTGAGTTCGATATTCAGAATTGGAATTGAGTGTTCTGCCGAATCCCCAACAGATCGCCTCAAGAATATTAGTGATGTTGTGTTTGATATGTATTTTGTTAGGAACATTCTTATGGGCTAG
- the LOC18774878 gene encoding probable LRR receptor-like serine/threonine-protein kinase At3g47570, whose protein sequence is MEVSVLKLILMYSLFNGVLLVCSMQMGLGGNETDRLALLAIRAQIKQDPHNVTSSWNESTHFCLWQGVTCSRRHRQRVTKLDLQSQKLAGSLSPHIGNLSFLRELELQNNGFSNKIPPEIGHLRRLRVLSLYRNSFSGPIPYNLSYCSNLIFMNFGSNGLVGKIPSEFGSLSKLQRIVLQVNNLTGEIPPSLGNLSSLEVLAAFKNNLVGSIPTSLGQLKNLTFLSLGSNNLSGTIPPSIYNLSALYSFYVIENQIRGSLPSDLGNTLPDLQIFSIAANQIFGSLPPSLSNATNLREIQVQYNKLTGQVPDLRKLHNLRLFTIHYNRLGSGTDGDLSFLSDLTNGTELEHLHIEANNFGGTLPASISNLSTNLQMFWFHRNQIHGSIPTELGNLVNLESLLMWGNSLTGNIPTEIQKMSSLVELDISMNALSGSIPASFGNLTKLSSLFLQGNNLEGVIPSSLGNCKRLILLDLSNNKLSGAIPQQVIGLPSLSLLLNLSTNNFTGSLPMEVGKLKSLGELDVSNNMLSGELPGSLGSCESLEVLHLQDNFFKGSIPSSMIGLKGIEELDLSRNNLSGEIPKFLGGFVFLKKLDLSFNEFWGAVPTGGGAFKNASVISITGNTKLCGGIADLQLPKCKSQKGGSSRSLKLIIPLVLSGFALLVIVMVMSYFFLCSSRRKRKEIPLSTLANHFLQVSYATLLRATGEFSSANLIGAGSFGSVYKGILDDNDKHQLVAVKVFNLLRHGASKSFMAECEALRNIKHRNLVEIITACSSVDFHGNDFKALVYKYMDRGSLEEWLHPPTEIEEIREALNLEQRLDIAIDVACALDYLHNHCETPIVHCDLKPSNVLLDNEMTGHVSDFGLARFLSQEAGINVSNNHTSSIGIKGTVGYAAPEYGMGSEVSTNGDVYSFGILLLEMFAGKRPTDDMFNGDLNLHTFVKMAFPNRVMEIVDSTLFEGGTNERRVQKIEVCLNLILRIGIECSAESPTDRLKNISDAASELHSIRDVLLG, encoded by the exons ATGGAGGTTTCGGTTTTGAAACTGATTTTGATGTACTCACTTTTCAATGGAGTATTGTTGGTTTGCTCCATGCAAATGGGACTGGGAGGGAACGAGACAGATAGGCTGGCCCTGCTAGCCATCAGAGCTCAAATAAAGCAAGATCCTCATAATGTAACGAGCTCCTGGAATGAATCCACTCACTTTTGCCTGTGGCAAGGCGTCACCTGCAGTCGACGACATCGCCAAAGGGTCACAAAGCTGGACCTTCAATCTCAAAAGCTCGCAGGGTCCCTATCCCCACACATAGGAAACCTAAGTTTCCTAAGGGAACTAGAACTACAAAACAACGGCTTCAGCAATAAAATCCCTCCAGAAATTGGGCATTTGCGTAGATTGCGGGTACTATCTCTATACAGAAACTCATTTAGTGGCCCTATTCCATACAACTTATCATATTGCTCCAACCTCATCTTCATGAATTTCGGTTCCAACGGGTTGGTGGGTAAAATTCCATCTGAATTTGGCTCTTTATCGAAGCTTCAAAGAATTGTTTTACAAGTCAATAATTTAACAGGAGAGATCCCTCCTTCCTTGGGAAACCTTTCGTCTCTTGAGGTACTTGCTGCATTTAAAAATAACTTGGTGGGAAGCATCCCTACTTCTCTAGGCCAATTGAAAAACTTAACCTTTTTGTCATTGGGCTCAAACAACTTATCTGGTACCATTCCTCCCTCCATCTATAACCTCTCTgctctttattctttttacGTTATAGAAAACCAAATTCGAGGGAGTCTTCCATCAGACTTGGGAAACACTCTTCCTGATCTCCAAATCTTTAGCATCGCTGCAAACCAAATTTTTGGATCCTTGCCACCCTCACTATCGAATGCCACGAATCTACGTGAAATTCAAGTTCAGTATAACAAGCTAACGGGACAGGTGCCAGATTTACGAAAGCTTCATAACCTACGGCTATTCACCATTCACTATAACCGTCTTGGAAGCGGGACAGATGGTGACTTGAGTTTTCTCTCAGACTTGACCAATGGCACAGAGTTAGAACACTTGCATATTGAGGCAAACAATTTTGGTGGGACGTTGCCCGCATCAATATCCAATCTCTCAACCAATCTTCAAATGTTTTGGTTTCACAGAAACCAAATACATGGAAGCATCCCAACAGAATTAGGGAATTTGGTCAACTTGGAGTCGTTGTTAATGTGGGGAAATAGCTTGACGGGTAACATTCCCACTGAAATTCAGAAGATGTCAAGCCTTGTGGAATTAGATATTTCTATGAATGCATTATCAGGAAGCATTCCGGCGTCTTTCGGAAATTTAACCAAGTTATCCAGTCTCTTCTTACAAGGAAATAATCTTGAGGGCGTCATCCCTTCAAGCCTGGGGAATTGCAAGCGGTTGATATTATTGGATTTATCTAATAATAAACTTAGTGGCGCAATACCTCAACAAGTTATCGGCCTCCCGTCCTTATCACTGCTTTTGAACTTGTCGACGAACAACTTTACGGGTTCTCTTCCGATGGAGGTTGGAAAGTTGAAGAGTCTGGGTGAACTGGACGTTTCTAATAACATGTTATCCGGAGAACTTCCTGGTAGCCTTGGTTCATGTGAGAGTTTAGAAGTCTTACACTTGCAAGACAACTTCTTTAAGGGGTCTATTCCCTCATCTATGATTGGGTTGAAAGGCATAGAAGAATTAGACCTTTCTCGCAACAATTTGTCGGGtgaaattccaaaattctTAGGGGGCTTTGTCTTCTTGAAGAAACTAGAcctatcattcaatgaattttggGGAGCGGTACCAACTGGAGGAGGTGCTTTTAAAAATGCAAGTGTGATTTCAATTACCGGCAACACCAAGCTCTGCGGGGGAATTGCTGATCTCCAACTGCCCAAGTGCAAGTCCCAAAAAGGAGGATCATCTCGTAGCTTGAAATTAATAATCCCGTTAGTACTTTCCGGATTTGCTCTTCTTGTAATAGTTATGGTGATGTCCTATTTCTTCCTCTGTTCGTcaagaaggaaaaggaaagagattCCGTTGAGCACATTGGCGAACCATTTTTTGCAAGTGTCATATGCTACTCTTCTAAGAGCTACTGGCGAGTTCTCTTCGGCTAATTTGATTGGTGCAGGCAGTTTTGGGTCTGTGTACAAAGGAATTCTTGATGATAATGATAAACATCAACTTGTTGCTGTGAAGGTGTTCAACTTGTTACGCCATGGAGCATCGAAGAGTTTCATGGCCGAATGTGAGGCTTTAAGAAACATCAAGCATCGAAATCTTGTCGAGATTATAACTGCGTGTTCAAGTGTTGACTTTCATGGTAATGACTTCAAGGCTCTGGTTTACAAGTACATGGACAGAGGAAGCTTAGAGGAGTGGCTGCATCCTCCTACTGAAATTGAAGAGATAAGAGAGGCACTCAATCTAGAGCAAAGGCTAGACATTGCCATTGATGTTGCTTGTGCATTGGATTATCTTCATAATCATTGTGAAACACCGATAGTTCATTGTGATCTCAAGCCAAGCAATGTTCTTTTGGACAACGAGATGACTGGACATGTTTCTGACTTTGGACTCGCAAGATTTCTCTCCCAAGAAGCTGGTATTAATGTTTCCAACAATCACACAAGTTCCATTGGAATAAAAGGAACGGTTGGTTATGCTGCTCCAG AGTACGGTATGGGAAGCGAGGTGTCAACAAATGGAGATGTCTACAGCTTTGGTATTCTTCTGTTAGAGATGTTCGCGGGAAAGCGACCCACTGACGACATGTTTAATGGGGACCTAAACCTTCATACTTTTGTTAAAATGGCTTTCCCTAATCGAGTAATGGAGATTGTAGATTCAACACTTTTTGAAGGAGGCACCAACGAGAGAAGGGTTCAAAAGATTGAGGTGTGCTTGAATTTAATACTTAGAATTGGAATTGAATGCTCTGCTGAATCTCCAACGGACCGTCTGAAGAATATCAGTGATGCTGCATCTGAGCTGCATTCCATTAGAGACGTTCTTCTTGGATAG